The following are encoded together in the Gadus chalcogrammus isolate NIFS_2021 chromosome 2, NIFS_Gcha_1.0, whole genome shotgun sequence genome:
- the ubald2 gene encoding UBA-like domain-containing protein 2, which produces MEELRHQVMINQFVVAAGCAADQAKQLLQAAHWQFETALSSFFQEANIPTHHQMMCTPRNTPATPPNFPDAITMFSKLRASDYGSGPAPMACSPPTSCCSSSSSSSASYWASTPPGQQTAWLPPPSSPTGPLLLHHHHHHYQPPRWPPSSQPSAPQPPQVVSAMHGHR; this is translated from the exons ATGGAGGAACTGAGGCATCAGGTCATGATCAACCAGTTTGTTGTGGCTGCGGGCTGCGCAGCCGACCAAGCCAAGCAGCTCCTACAGGCCGCCCACTGGCAGTTCGAG actgCCCTCAGCTCGTTCTTCCAGGAGGCGAACATCCCCACACACCATCAGATg ATGTGCACCCCGCGCAACAcgccggccacgccccccaACTTCCCCGACGCCATCACCATGTTCTCCAAGCTGCGGGCGTCCGACTACGGCTcgggccccgcccccatggcgtgctccccccccacctcctgctgctcctcctcctcctcctcctccgcctcctacTGGGCCTCCACGCCTCCCGGCCAGCAGACGGCCTGGctgcccccgccctcctcccccaccgggcccctcctcctccaccaccaccaccaccactaccagccCCCCCGCTGGCCGCCCTCCTCGCAGCCCagcgccccccagcccccccaggtGGTCTCCGCCATGCACGGCCACAGATGA